Proteins from a genomic interval of Paenibacillus thermoaerophilus:
- the gmk gene encoding guanylate kinase has translation MTNNPQEPGRKGLLIVLSGPAGVGKGTVCSHLRRISPDLVYSVSATTRAPRQGEQEGINYFFKSREQFQAMIDNDELLEWAQYVGNFYGTPRSFVEDMIASGRDVILEIEVQGALQVKNKYPQGVFVFLMPPSLDELKMRITGRGTETEDVIEKRMNVAIEELRMMRHYHYVVTNDEVESACERIRSIIAAEHCKRERLEPYLNKWLEGVTG, from the coding sequence ATGACGAATAATCCGCAGGAGCCCGGACGCAAAGGGCTGCTGATCGTATTGTCGGGACCGGCCGGAGTCGGCAAGGGGACGGTCTGCAGCCACCTGCGCCGAATCTCGCCCGATCTGGTTTATTCCGTATCGGCGACGACGAGAGCGCCGCGCCAGGGCGAACAAGAAGGCATCAATTATTTTTTTAAATCCCGCGAGCAGTTCCAAGCCATGATCGACAACGACGAGCTGCTCGAATGGGCGCAGTACGTGGGCAATTTTTACGGCACCCCCCGCAGCTTCGTGGAGGACATGATCGCTTCGGGCCGCGACGTCATTCTGGAGATTGAAGTGCAGGGCGCCCTTCAGGTGAAAAATAAATATCCGCAGGGCGTATTCGTGTTTTTGATGCCGCCTTCTCTCGACGAATTGAAGATGCGGATCACGGGCCGCGGCACCGAGACGGAGGACGTCATCGAAAAACGGATGAACGTCGCCATCGAGGAGCTGCGGATGATGAGGCATTATCATTACGTCGTGACGAACGATGAGGTCGAATCCGCATGCGAACGGATCCGCTCGATCATTGCGGCGGAGCATTGCAAGCGGGAACGGCTGGAGCCGTATCTGAACAAATGGCTGGAAGGAGTGACGGGGTGA
- the rpoZ gene encoding DNA-directed RNA polymerase subunit omega translates to MLYPSIDKLLDKVDSKYSLVVAASKRARMLREGAKSELEAPKSSKQVGIAMEEIYNGTILVEKGSPSDSAAAK, encoded by the coding sequence ATGTTGTACCCTTCGATCGATAAGCTGCTGGACAAGGTGGACAGCAAATATTCGCTGGTCGTCGCCGCGTCCAAACGCGCGCGCATGCTGCGCGAAGGCGCGAAGAGCGAACTCGAGGCGCCCAAATCGAGCAAGCAAGTCGGAATTGCGATGGAAGAGATTTACAACGGTACCATTTTGGTCGAAAAGGGATCTCCGTCGGATTCGGCCGCAGCGAAATAA
- the coaBC gene encoding bifunctional phosphopantothenoylcysteine decarboxylase/phosphopantothenate--cysteine ligase CoaBC, with protein MLRGKRILLGVTGGIAAYKAAALCSRLTQEGAEVRVILTEGAAKFITPLTFQTLTRHPVYTDTFDERDPGVVSHIDLADNADLVVVAPATANVIAKMAHGIADDMLTTTLLATTAPVLVCPAMNVHMYAHPAVQANMETLRRRGVYFIEPGVGQLACGYVGKGRLAEPEQIAEAVRSFWADEREESRTDGPALPLAGKRVVVTAGGTVERIDPVRYLANDSSGKMGAAIAAAALEAGAEVTLIHGRMSAKAPEGVEKIGVESALDMFEAVRSLWDRTDILVKAAAVADYRPARRADRKIKKHGDTLELELVKNPDIVAWAGEHKTKQYIVQFAAETHDAEENAMDKLRRKKSDLIVLNDVTVPGAGFGTDTNIVRVYDERGKAADWPLLGKDEVARRLIALVAERTAARNGADRTPGPDGGE; from the coding sequence ATGCTGCGGGGAAAACGAATCCTGCTGGGCGTAACGGGCGGAATCGCGGCTTACAAAGCGGCGGCCCTGTGCAGCCGATTGACCCAGGAAGGAGCCGAAGTTCGCGTCATCCTGACGGAAGGAGCCGCCAAATTCATTACGCCGCTGACGTTCCAGACGCTGACGAGGCATCCGGTCTACACCGACACGTTCGACGAGCGCGATCCCGGCGTCGTCTCCCATATCGATCTCGCGGACAACGCCGATCTCGTCGTGGTGGCGCCGGCGACGGCCAATGTGATCGCCAAGATGGCCCACGGCATCGCCGACGATATGCTGACGACCACCTTGCTGGCGACGACCGCTCCGGTGCTGGTGTGCCCGGCGATGAACGTCCATATGTACGCCCATCCGGCCGTTCAGGCCAATATGGAGACGCTGCGCCGGAGGGGCGTGTATTTTATCGAGCCCGGCGTCGGACAGCTCGCCTGCGGCTATGTGGGCAAAGGCAGGCTCGCCGAACCCGAGCAGATCGCCGAGGCGGTCAGAAGCTTTTGGGCGGACGAACGGGAGGAGAGCCGAACGGACGGCCCGGCGCTTCCTCTGGCGGGCAAACGCGTGGTCGTGACGGCCGGAGGCACGGTGGAACGGATCGACCCGGTCCGCTATCTGGCCAACGATTCTTCCGGGAAGATGGGAGCGGCGATCGCGGCCGCGGCTTTGGAGGCGGGCGCCGAGGTCACGCTGATCCACGGGCGGATGAGCGCGAAAGCGCCGGAGGGAGTCGAGAAGATCGGCGTCGAATCCGCGCTCGACATGTTCGAGGCGGTGCGGTCCCTGTGGGACCGGACGGACATCCTCGTCAAAGCGGCCGCCGTCGCCGATTACAGACCGGCCCGCCGGGCGGACCGCAAGATCAAGAAACACGGCGATACGCTGGAGCTGGAGCTGGTCAAAAATCCGGATATCGTCGCATGGGCCGGCGAGCATAAGACGAAGCAGTACATCGTGCAATTTGCGGCGGAAACCCATGACGCGGAAGAAAACGCCATGGACAAGCTGCGGCGCAAAAAAAGCGACCTGATCGTGCTGAACGACGTGACGGTGCCTGGAGCGGGCTTCGGCACGGACACGAATATCGTCCGGGTGTACGACGAACGGGGCAAGGCCGCCGATTGGCCGCTGCTCGGCAAGGACGAGGTGGCCCGGCGCCTGATCGCGCTGGTGGCCGAACGCACGGCGGCGCGGAACGGCGCGGACCGGACGCCCGGCCCGGACGGAGGAGAATGA
- the priA gene encoding primosomal protein N': protein MFARVIVDVPSRQTDRPFDYRVPAHLRDWIGVGSRVEVPFGPRMLQGIVTELRSDTDQSLDKLKPVSRVLDPEPALTPELVELAFWMSGTYVCPVIGCLTAMLPGAIKAKERRVLVAVDGFPGDSPSGLLPDQEAVLSLARSRGGVTAEQLMERGLASAETLRDLLRRGWLRERREVKDQLKAKKQLFVRRRVSEEELRDALAGLPARSTSQRRVLEAVMRTPEPVAMADIAASLQVSPQTVRALAAKGWLDLEEREVYRDPYASRTFAPTAPLPLTEEQAAALGAIEGAVRGRTPERFLLHGVTGSGKTEVYLQAIAACLDMGREAIVLVPEIALTPQMVERFKGRFGARVAVLHSRLSQGERYDEWRKIARGEACVAVGARSAVFAPFTNLGLVIIDEEHEASYKQDESPKYHAAEIAAWRCRQHGAPLVLGSATPSMETYFAASPRDGRRPSVRLLRMPTRVNGRPLPPVHIVDLREELRSGNRSMFSNRLRDAIAARLERREQAVLFLNRRGYATFVMCRSCGYVAGCPHCDISLTYHQRASALRCHYCGHAERLPLECPDCGSSHIRHFGTGTQRVEEELGRAFPGIRVIRMDVDTTGEKGAHERLLDAFKSEKADVLLGTQMVAKGLDFPKVTLVGVVTADTMLNIPDFRSAERSFQLLTQVAGRAGRHEWPGEVIIQTYTPEHYAVRAAAMHDYEGFAAQELQSRRLNRYPPYAKLALVSMSHETPATLLRIGERLAALIRERAGAAPLELMGPVASPIPRIKDRYRFQILLKFAAGLPVSSWIAGALNDLEETIRREKPQIAVDMNPHTLL from the coding sequence ATGTTCGCTCGAGTCATCGTCGACGTTCCGTCCCGCCAGACGGACCGGCCGTTCGATTACCGGGTGCCCGCCCATTTGCGCGATTGGATCGGCGTCGGCAGCAGGGTCGAGGTGCCTTTCGGCCCGCGCATGCTGCAAGGCATCGTGACGGAACTGCGGTCCGATACGGATCAGTCGCTCGACAAGCTGAAGCCGGTATCCCGCGTTCTGGACCCGGAGCCGGCGCTGACGCCGGAGCTGGTCGAGCTTGCGTTCTGGATGAGCGGAACGTACGTATGCCCGGTCATCGGCTGCCTGACGGCGATGCTGCCGGGCGCGATCAAGGCGAAGGAGCGGCGCGTGCTTGTCGCGGTCGACGGCTTCCCGGGCGATTCGCCGTCCGGCTTGCTGCCCGATCAGGAAGCGGTGCTCTCGCTGGCCCGGAGCCGAGGCGGCGTAACGGCCGAGCAGCTCATGGAGCGCGGACTGGCGTCCGCGGAAACGCTCCGCGACCTGCTGCGGCGGGGGTGGCTGCGGGAACGCCGGGAAGTCAAGGATCAACTGAAGGCGAAAAAGCAGTTGTTCGTCAGACGGCGCGTCTCCGAGGAGGAGCTGCGGGACGCCCTGGCGGGCTTGCCGGCGCGCTCGACGTCGCAGCGCCGCGTGCTGGAGGCGGTTATGCGGACGCCGGAGCCGGTCGCGATGGCCGACATCGCCGCGTCGCTCCAGGTGTCGCCGCAAACGGTGCGGGCGCTGGCCGCCAAAGGCTGGCTGGATCTGGAGGAGCGCGAGGTGTACCGCGACCCGTACGCGTCAAGGACGTTCGCGCCGACCGCTCCGCTGCCGCTCACGGAGGAGCAGGCGGCGGCGCTCGGCGCGATCGAAGGCGCGGTCCGCGGCCGGACGCCGGAGCGGTTCCTGCTCCACGGCGTCACCGGCAGCGGCAAGACGGAAGTGTATCTGCAAGCGATCGCGGCTTGCCTCGACATGGGGCGGGAAGCGATCGTGCTTGTTCCGGAGATCGCGCTGACGCCGCAGATGGTGGAACGGTTCAAGGGCCGGTTCGGCGCCCGCGTCGCGGTGCTGCACAGCCGGCTGTCGCAAGGGGAACGCTACGACGAATGGCGCAAGATCGCGCGCGGCGAGGCGTGCGTCGCCGTCGGCGCGCGGTCGGCCGTGTTCGCGCCGTTCACCAATCTGGGGCTGGTTATTATAGATGAGGAGCACGAGGCTTCGTACAAGCAGGACGAAAGTCCGAAATACCACGCGGCCGAGATCGCCGCTTGGCGGTGCCGGCAGCACGGGGCTCCGCTCGTGCTGGGGTCGGCGACTCCGTCGATGGAGACGTACTTCGCGGCGTCGCCCAGGGACGGCCGGAGACCGTCCGTCCGGCTGCTGCGGATGCCGACCCGGGTGAACGGCCGCCCGCTGCCTCCGGTGCATATCGTCGATCTGCGGGAGGAGCTTCGCAGCGGCAACCGGTCGATGTTCAGCAACCGGCTGCGCGATGCGATCGCCGCCCGGCTGGAACGGCGCGAGCAGGCGGTGCTTTTTCTGAACCGGCGGGGGTACGCGACGTTTGTCATGTGCCGGTCCTGCGGATATGTGGCGGGGTGTCCGCATTGCGACATCTCGCTGACGTACCACCAGCGGGCTTCCGCCTTGCGCTGCCACTATTGCGGCCACGCCGAGCGGCTTCCCCTCGAATGCCCGGATTGCGGCAGCTCGCACATCCGCCATTTCGGGACGGGAACGCAGCGGGTGGAGGAAGAGCTCGGACGGGCGTTTCCCGGCATCCGGGTGATCCGTATGGACGTCGACACGACTGGCGAAAAGGGCGCGCACGAGCGGCTGCTCGACGCGTTCAAGTCGGAAAAGGCCGACGTGCTGCTCGGGACGCAGATGGTGGCGAAAGGGCTCGATTTTCCCAAAGTGACGCTGGTCGGCGTCGTGACCGCGGACACGATGCTCAATATCCCCGATTTCCGGTCCGCCGAACGTTCGTTTCAACTGCTGACTCAGGTCGCCGGACGCGCCGGCCGGCACGAATGGCCCGGCGAAGTGATCATTCAGACGTATACGCCGGAGCACTACGCCGTTCGGGCGGCGGCGATGCACGACTACGAAGGATTCGCGGCGCAGGAGTTGCAGTCGCGCCGGCTGAACCGCTACCCCCCGTACGCGAAGCTCGCGCTTGTGAGTATGTCCCATGAAACGCCGGCGACGCTGCTGCGGATCGGGGAACGGCTGGCGGCGTTGATCCGGGAACGGGCCGGAGCCGCCCCGCTGGAGCTGATGGGCCCGGTCGCGTCCCCGATTCCCCGCATCAAG